A single window of Pseudarthrobacter psychrotolerans DNA harbors:
- a CDS encoding D-alanine--D-alanine ligase family protein, protein MSDENLTAADPAPRAKPRVAVLFGGRSSEHAVSCVTAAGVLGAINKDKYDVIPIGIAKSGQWVLAAGDTAQWSLSASSLPEVPPSSETVTLAEIGGEHQLIVASPNQVPQELGTVDVVFPLLHGPFGEDGTIQGLLELSDTRYVGAGVLASAVGMDKHYMKVVFEAAGLHVGPYIAVTDRQWVKDAEAVRKQVDRLGFPVFVKPARAGSSMGISKVDSLEELDAAVEEARRHDLKLVIEAGIVGREIECAVLEGRGTDSPRTSMPGEISVAAGTHEFYDFNAKYVEDDAAALSCPADIPEEAIVRVRELAAAAFDAVGAEGLSRVDFFYTPDGELIINEINTMPGFTPKSMYPQMWAASGLNYADLIDELIYLALNRKTGLR, encoded by the coding sequence ATGTCCGACGAAAACCTGACCGCAGCGGATCCAGCCCCCCGGGCCAAACCCCGCGTGGCGGTGCTTTTTGGTGGCCGGTCCAGCGAGCATGCCGTGAGCTGCGTGACCGCCGCCGGCGTCCTGGGCGCCATCAACAAAGACAAATACGATGTCATCCCCATCGGCATCGCCAAATCCGGGCAGTGGGTGCTGGCTGCGGGGGATACCGCCCAGTGGTCGCTGTCCGCGTCGTCGCTGCCGGAGGTCCCGCCGTCGTCGGAAACAGTGACACTGGCCGAGATCGGCGGCGAGCACCAGCTGATCGTCGCCTCACCGAACCAGGTACCGCAGGAACTCGGCACGGTTGACGTTGTGTTTCCGCTGCTGCACGGTCCGTTCGGCGAGGACGGCACCATCCAAGGACTCCTGGAACTGTCCGACACCCGCTACGTCGGCGCCGGCGTGCTCGCATCGGCCGTGGGCATGGACAAGCACTACATGAAGGTTGTGTTCGAGGCAGCCGGGCTGCACGTGGGTCCGTACATTGCCGTCACGGACCGGCAGTGGGTCAAGGACGCGGAGGCCGTCCGCAAACAGGTGGACCGGCTCGGCTTCCCCGTGTTCGTCAAGCCGGCGCGTGCGGGTTCGTCCATGGGGATCTCCAAGGTGGACTCGCTCGAGGAACTCGACGCCGCCGTCGAGGAAGCCCGACGCCACGACCTCAAGCTGGTCATCGAGGCGGGCATCGTGGGGCGTGAAATTGAGTGCGCCGTCCTGGAAGGCCGCGGGACCGATTCCCCCCGGACATCCATGCCGGGTGAAATCTCCGTCGCCGCAGGCACGCATGAATTCTACGATTTCAATGCGAAGTACGTTGAGGACGACGCCGCCGCGCTGAGCTGCCCCGCCGACATTCCCGAGGAAGCGATCGTGCGTGTCCGTGAACTCGCGGCAGCTGCCTTTGATGCTGTGGGGGCCGAAGGCCTGAGCCGCGTGGACTTCTTCTATACGCCCGACGGTGAACTGATCATCAATGAGATCAACACCATGCCCGGATTTACGCCCAAGAGCATGTACCCGCAGATGTGGGCAGCATCGGGCCTGAATTATGCGGACCTGATCGATGAGCTGATCTACCTGGCCTTGAACCGGAAGACCGGCCTGCGCTGA
- a CDS encoding DUF177 domain-containing protein, with amino-acid sequence MAFDVKDIGRSPGSMRTLKEHVPAPSDLGVALIGVQEGSDIELDLRLEAVHEGILVSGTAVAAVKGECGRCLDPLAYDLEVNVQELFFYEGVLLSDEEDEEEQYRVERDVIDLEPVLRDAVVTMLPFQPVCREDCQGLCSECGVRLEDEPGHHHEIVDPRWAALADLAKPDRQN; translated from the coding sequence TTGGCGTTCGACGTCAAGGACATCGGGCGCAGCCCGGGAAGCATGCGGACACTGAAAGAACATGTACCCGCACCAAGTGATCTTGGTGTGGCACTCATTGGCGTTCAGGAAGGCTCGGATATCGAGCTGGATCTGAGGCTTGAGGCCGTACACGAAGGAATTCTGGTATCAGGAACCGCCGTCGCCGCAGTAAAAGGCGAATGCGGCAGATGCCTGGATCCCCTTGCGTATGACCTCGAGGTCAATGTGCAAGAACTTTTCTTCTACGAGGGCGTCCTGCTCTCGGACGAAGAAGACGAAGAAGAGCAATATCGAGTCGAGCGCGATGTTATCGATCTTGAGCCGGTGTTGCGGGACGCAGTTGTAACCATGCTGCCGTTCCAGCCGGTGTGCCGGGAAGACTGCCAGGGCCTTTGCTCCGAATGTGGAGTCCGCCTGGAAGACGAGCCGGGGCATCACCACGAGATCGTAGATCCTCGCTGGGCTGCCCTAGCCGACTTGGCTAAGCCTGACCGGCAAAACTGA
- a CDS encoding DAK2 domain-containing protein, with amino-acid sequence MKRWLDKAETAIANHSDRLNAINIFPVADGDTGTNLYLTVRAAARALHSDPAGRGAAVPADAGQTDVGAVLARAGRAAMEQARGNSGTLFSVFLCAAAEPLAGHTRLTSTLLAAALNRAQIRAWSALSDPVPGTMLSVMEAAARAAAAVDAGHNGDDSNQALGKALDAAVNAALRAVVSTESQLAALEAAHVVDAGGVGMLLILDCLRSAVLGEGLQGELLDGLHGFDVQDPHIHADMPVDDGVEVMCTISLSPLSAATLRQRLDEIGESVIMSQVDSLADGEGSYRWRVHVHVPDAAPAVALIRSLGEPSDISLSELAMPRDPEPAPVNSSGHER; translated from the coding sequence ATGAAGCGGTGGTTGGACAAGGCCGAAACCGCCATTGCCAACCACAGCGACCGCCTCAATGCGATCAACATCTTCCCCGTGGCGGACGGCGACACGGGCACCAACCTCTACCTCACGGTTCGGGCAGCCGCCCGTGCCCTGCACAGCGACCCTGCGGGCCGGGGCGCGGCAGTCCCCGCTGACGCCGGCCAGACGGATGTCGGAGCAGTGCTGGCGCGCGCCGGCAGGGCCGCGATGGAGCAGGCCCGCGGCAACTCCGGAACCCTCTTCTCGGTCTTTCTCTGCGCAGCAGCCGAGCCGCTCGCGGGTCACACACGCCTGACGTCAACCCTCCTGGCCGCCGCGCTGAACCGCGCCCAGATCCGGGCCTGGTCCGCGTTGAGCGATCCCGTACCAGGGACCATGCTTTCTGTTATGGAAGCGGCCGCCCGGGCCGCCGCTGCAGTGGACGCCGGACACAACGGCGACGACAGCAACCAGGCCCTGGGCAAAGCCCTCGACGCTGCCGTCAACGCCGCGCTGAGGGCAGTAGTCAGCACTGAGAGCCAGCTGGCCGCCCTTGAAGCCGCGCATGTGGTCGATGCCGGGGGCGTTGGCATGCTGCTCATCCTCGACTGCCTCCGCTCCGCCGTCCTGGGCGAAGGACTGCAGGGCGAACTCCTCGACGGGCTGCACGGCTTTGACGTCCAGGACCCCCACATCCATGCCGATATGCCGGTTGACGACGGCGTTGAGGTCATGTGCACCATCAGCCTTTCGCCGCTCAGCGCGGCCACACTGCGCCAGCGGCTCGACGAGATCGGCGAGTCCGTCATCATGAGTCAGGTGGACAGCCTGGCCGATGGTGAGGGCAGCTACCGGTGGCGCGTCCACGTCCACGTCCCCGACGCCGCACCGGCGGTCGCCCTGATCCGGTCCCTCGGCGAACCCAGCGACATTTCGCTCAGCGAACTCGCCATGCCCCGCGATCCCGAACCAGCTCCGGTGAACTCCAGTGGGCATGAGCGCTGA
- a CDS encoding aminotransferase class I/II-fold pyridoxal phosphate-dependent enzyme produces MHPPRDLSMPAAPAPWQRAASGANLLGPAGHLGVTIFEEMTTLAARTGAINLGQGFPDEDGPLEIKAAAMAAIEAGANQYAPGKGIPELREAVAAHQERFYGLTPDPQTEIIVSTGATEGIAATLLAFVGPGDEVLTFEPFYDSYGAVIGLSGATHVTAPLLAPDFFPDMAALEAAFTDRTRVVLLNNPHNPTGAVFPRHILQRVVELAANHDCLIITDEVYEHLTFGARHIPVATLPGAAERTITISSAGKTFSFTGWKIGWLTGPDHLVAAVRTVKQFLTYSSGTPFQAAIATGLALPDEFYLGISATLRKKRDILSEGLRAAGFDVYTPQGTYFVNVDTAPLGISDSVDLARRLPGLVGVAAIPVPVFCHPEGAERTRSLLRFAFCKKVEVLEEAAARLATLSGKL; encoded by the coding sequence ATGCATCCACCACGGGACCTTTCCATGCCCGCCGCGCCTGCCCCGTGGCAGCGCGCGGCCTCAGGCGCCAACCTGCTGGGACCTGCCGGCCACCTGGGCGTCACCATCTTCGAGGAGATGACCACCCTGGCGGCACGGACCGGCGCCATTAACCTCGGTCAGGGCTTTCCGGACGAGGACGGACCGCTGGAAATCAAGGCGGCCGCGATGGCCGCCATCGAAGCCGGGGCCAACCAGTACGCGCCCGGCAAGGGCATCCCGGAACTGCGTGAGGCCGTGGCCGCCCACCAGGAACGGTTCTACGGGCTGACCCCGGATCCGCAGACCGAGATCATTGTCAGTACCGGCGCCACAGAGGGGATCGCCGCTACGTTACTGGCGTTCGTTGGCCCCGGAGATGAAGTACTGACCTTCGAGCCGTTTTATGACTCGTACGGCGCCGTCATCGGCCTGTCCGGCGCCACCCACGTCACGGCGCCCCTGCTGGCTCCCGACTTTTTCCCGGACATGGCTGCCCTGGAAGCCGCCTTCACCGACCGCACCAGGGTGGTGCTGTTGAACAACCCGCACAATCCCACCGGCGCGGTCTTCCCCCGCCACATTCTTCAGCGCGTCGTCGAGCTTGCCGCGAACCATGACTGCCTCATCATCACCGACGAGGTGTACGAGCACCTCACCTTCGGTGCCCGGCACATTCCTGTAGCCACCCTGCCGGGTGCAGCTGAGCGGACCATCACCATCTCGTCCGCCGGAAAGACCTTCTCCTTCACCGGCTGGAAGATCGGCTGGCTGACCGGCCCGGATCACCTGGTGGCGGCGGTCCGCACGGTCAAGCAGTTCCTGACCTACAGCTCCGGTACACCGTTCCAGGCGGCCATTGCCACCGGCCTGGCACTGCCGGATGAGTTTTACCTCGGCATTTCGGCCACCCTGCGGAAGAAGCGGGACATCCTCAGCGAAGGCCTTCGCGCCGCAGGGTTCGACGTCTACACTCCGCAGGGCACATATTTCGTCAACGTGGACACCGCGCCCCTGGGCATCAGCGACTCCGTGGACCTGGCCCGCAGGCTGCCCGGCCTGGTGGGAGTAGCCGCGATCCCCGTCCCGGTGTTCTGCCACCCGGAGGGCGCGGAACGGACACGCAGCCTGCTCAGGTTCGCGTTCTGCAAGAAAGTAGAGGTCCTTGAGGAGGCCGCTGCAAGGCTGGCGACCCTCAGCGGAAAACTCTGA
- the coaD gene encoding pantetheine-phosphate adenylyltransferase — translation MRRAVCPGSFDPIHNGHLEVIARAAGLFDEVIVAVSTNYAKKYMFSLGDRLDMARETLASLKGIVVEPVGDGLLAEYCRHRGVSAIVKGLRSSSDFDYELPMATMNRQLSGVETVFLPAEAHYLHLSSTLIKEVAGLGGSVSDYVPRSVHKRLLAGGSAPG, via the coding sequence ATGAGACGCGCTGTCTGCCCCGGATCCTTTGACCCTATTCATAACGGCCATCTCGAGGTCATCGCCCGTGCCGCCGGCCTCTTTGACGAGGTGATTGTTGCGGTTTCCACCAACTATGCGAAGAAGTACATGTTCAGCCTGGGGGACCGCCTGGACATGGCGCGCGAAACCCTGGCGTCCCTGAAAGGCATTGTGGTGGAACCGGTGGGCGACGGCCTCCTGGCGGAGTACTGCCGCCACCGCGGTGTCTCCGCGATTGTGAAGGGTCTCCGCTCATCTTCCGACTTCGACTACGAACTTCCGATGGCTACGATGAACCGCCAGCTCAGCGGCGTGGAAACGGTGTTCCTGCCGGCTGAGGCGCACTACCTGCATTTGTCCTCCACCCTGATCAAGGAAGTGGCGGGCCTGGGTGGCAGCGTGTCCGATTATGTGCCCCGTTCGGTACATAAAAGGTTGCTCGCGGGCGGGTCGGCTCCCGGATAA
- the rsmD gene encoding 16S rRNA (guanine(966)-N(2))-methyltransferase RsmD, giving the protein MSRIISGAAGGTPLVSVPGSLTRPTTDRVKEALFSRLDAFGIIAGARVLDLYAGSGSLGVESGSRGAEAVDLVEFDAKASSVCQRNADLINGVLGRKGVTVHRSRVESFLERAAETASWDLVFLDPPYPLDDPALSAVLGKLADHLAPAAVVVVERSSRSPEPAWPAGLERFAEKKYGETKLWFAEPSVLPED; this is encoded by the coding sequence ATGAGCCGCATCATTTCGGGCGCCGCAGGCGGGACCCCTCTGGTCAGCGTCCCCGGTTCCCTGACCAGGCCCACCACGGACCGCGTTAAGGAAGCACTGTTCTCCCGGCTCGACGCCTTCGGGATCATAGCCGGCGCCCGGGTCCTGGACCTGTACGCAGGGTCCGGATCGTTGGGCGTGGAGAGCGGCAGCAGGGGTGCTGAGGCCGTTGACCTCGTGGAGTTCGATGCCAAGGCCAGTTCCGTATGCCAGCGCAATGCGGACCTGATCAACGGCGTGCTGGGACGTAAGGGTGTGACGGTCCACCGGTCCAGGGTGGAGTCCTTCCTGGAGCGCGCGGCGGAGACGGCCAGCTGGGACCTGGTGTTCCTGGACCCGCCGTATCCGCTGGATGACCCCGCCCTGTCGGCGGTGCTGGGCAAACTGGCCGATCACCTGGCTCCGGCGGCGGTCGTGGTAGTGGAGCGGTCCTCGCGTTCACCGGAGCCAGCCTGGCCTGCGGGCCTGGAACGGTTCGCCGAGAAGAAGTACGGCGAAACAAAGCTCTGGTTCGCGGAGCCTTCAGTGCTTCCGGAGGACTGA
- a CDS encoding ATP-dependent DNA helicase RecG — MSAELGLGLERLIGKRSASAIEKHLGIATVGGLLNYFPRRYLNRGELTPISELPVDEEVTLIARVLSSSTRKMHTRRGSITDVVITDDAASHGRPRLASVGPGSGHGTLKVTFFSGYRAQAQLLPGRRVMFSGKVTRYGPSLGLTNPDFHLLDEDPDMPAMDPEKLAVVPIPVYPATAKLTSWSIQKVISTLLETVDLGALPDPLPETVAAREDFLPVAEAYRLIHKPESHADWHKAQDRLRYQEALVLQAALARRRAQLAAEEATARRPAINGLLAAFDRQLPFTLTAGQDAVGKTLATELAQDSPMNRLLQGEVGSGKTIVALRAMLQVVDAGGQAALLAPTEVLAAQHFESIRRTLGALSRDPMLSADGLLGSLAEGAVQVALLTGSLPAAARKRAMLDAASGAAGIVIGTHALLSDNVAFYDLGLIVVDEQHRFGVEQRDVLRSKANKPPHLLVMTATPIPRTVAMTVFGDLETSILDELPAGRAPISTHVVGLAENPGWADRIWSRSREEIDAGHQVYVVCPRIGTDDDGDFSPGEAEPSAADLAGDGAARELASVTAVVEHLQQEPALAGVPLGPMHGRLDPAAKSAAMADFTANRTKLLVSTTVIEVGVDVHNATLMVILDADRFGISQLHQLRGRVGRGGLPGTCLLVTSLERGHPSRRRLDAVAATTDGFALSQEDLKLRREGDILGASQSGGRSTLKLLRVLEHEDIIAQARQDAQEIVGADPALARHPRLAEAIDEYLNPEKEAFLERG, encoded by the coding sequence ATGAGCGCTGAACTCGGCCTGGGCCTGGAACGCCTGATCGGAAAACGGTCAGCGTCGGCCATTGAGAAGCATCTGGGCATCGCCACAGTCGGCGGCCTCCTTAACTACTTCCCCCGCCGTTACCTGAACCGCGGCGAGCTGACCCCCATCAGCGAGCTGCCCGTGGACGAGGAGGTCACCCTCATTGCGCGGGTGCTCTCCAGCAGTACCCGCAAGATGCATACCCGCCGCGGTTCCATCACCGACGTCGTGATCACCGACGACGCCGCCTCCCATGGGCGTCCGCGCCTGGCCTCCGTCGGCCCCGGCAGCGGGCACGGCACGCTCAAGGTCACCTTCTTCAGCGGCTACCGGGCCCAAGCCCAGCTCCTGCCCGGCCGGCGGGTGATGTTCTCCGGAAAGGTGACCCGGTACGGCCCGTCCTTGGGCCTGACCAACCCGGACTTCCACCTCCTCGACGAGGATCCGGACATGCCGGCCATGGACCCCGAAAAGCTGGCCGTCGTGCCGATTCCGGTGTATCCGGCCACCGCAAAGCTCACCAGCTGGTCGATTCAGAAAGTCATCTCCACGCTCCTGGAAACCGTGGATCTGGGCGCCCTGCCGGATCCGCTGCCGGAGACGGTCGCCGCCCGGGAGGATTTCCTGCCGGTGGCCGAGGCCTACCGGCTCATCCACAAGCCGGAATCGCATGCTGACTGGCACAAGGCCCAGGATCGGTTGCGTTACCAGGAGGCCCTGGTCCTGCAGGCGGCCCTGGCACGGCGCCGTGCCCAGCTTGCGGCCGAGGAAGCCACTGCGCGGCGGCCGGCCATCAACGGGCTGCTGGCGGCGTTCGACAGGCAACTTCCCTTCACGCTCACCGCCGGGCAGGACGCCGTCGGAAAAACTCTGGCCACGGAATTGGCGCAGGACAGCCCCATGAACCGGCTGCTGCAGGGCGAGGTCGGCTCGGGCAAGACCATCGTCGCGCTGCGGGCCATGCTGCAGGTGGTGGATGCCGGTGGGCAGGCTGCGCTCCTGGCGCCAACGGAGGTCCTCGCCGCCCAGCACTTCGAATCCATCCGGCGGACCCTCGGCGCCCTGTCCCGCGACCCGATGCTGTCCGCGGACGGGCTGCTGGGCAGCCTGGCCGAAGGGGCCGTGCAGGTCGCCCTCCTCACCGGCTCCCTGCCCGCGGCCGCCCGGAAACGGGCCATGCTGGACGCCGCGTCCGGCGCGGCCGGGATCGTGATCGGCACACACGCGCTGCTCAGCGACAACGTCGCGTTCTACGACCTTGGCCTGATCGTAGTGGACGAACAGCACCGGTTCGGCGTGGAGCAGCGGGACGTCCTCAGGTCAAAGGCCAACAAGCCGCCGCACCTGCTGGTCATGACGGCGACGCCGATTCCACGCACCGTGGCCATGACGGTCTTCGGTGACCTCGAAACCTCCATCCTGGACGAGCTCCCCGCCGGCCGGGCACCGATTTCCACGCATGTGGTGGGCCTCGCCGAGAACCCCGGCTGGGCAGACCGTATCTGGTCCCGTTCCCGTGAAGAGATTGACGCCGGGCATCAGGTCTATGTGGTGTGCCCCCGGATCGGAACGGACGACGACGGCGATTTCAGTCCGGGGGAAGCGGAACCTTCGGCGGCTGACCTGGCGGGCGACGGCGCTGCGCGGGAGCTCGCGTCCGTGACTGCCGTCGTCGAACATCTCCAGCAGGAGCCGGCCCTGGCCGGTGTGCCGCTGGGGCCGATGCACGGCCGCCTGGACCCCGCGGCCAAGTCCGCAGCGATGGCCGACTTCACGGCCAACCGGACCAAGCTCCTGGTCTCCACCACGGTCATCGAGGTGGGGGTCGACGTCCACAACGCCACGCTGATGGTAATCCTCGACGCCGACCGTTTCGGCATTTCGCAGCTGCACCAGCTGCGCGGCAGGGTGGGCCGTGGCGGGCTTCCCGGAACGTGCCTGCTGGTCACCAGCCTCGAACGCGGGCACCCGAGCCGGCGCCGGCTGGACGCGGTGGCGGCAACCACCGACGGCTTCGCACTGTCGCAGGAGGACCTGAAGCTGCGCCGCGAGGGCGACATCCTGGGCGCGTCGCAGTCCGGCGGCCGCTCCACTCTGAAACTGTTGCGCGTGCTGGAGCACGAGGACATCATTGCGCAGGCGCGCCAGGACGCCCAGGAAATTGTTGGCGCGGATCCGGCCCTGGCGCGGCATCCACGCTTGGCGGAGGCCATTGACGAGTACTTGAACCCCGAGAAGGAGGCGTTCCTTGAGCGCGGATAG
- a CDS encoding fused MFS/spermidine synthase, with the protein MADPGAIRSTRFLRTTGQHASIEPDAFTHGGYVLSIGGDEQSHVNLAHPEEIFYEYLRRIGHLVDLAAPEGQPITALHLGAGALTLARYIQATRPGSVQYAVELERELLDFVLQQLPLPGGTDLHTVIGDARDALADLDPELRFDVVILDIFSGPEAPAHIACQEFYQEARARLAPQGLLIINVGDEPGLTLVRSQAAAMRRAMTDVAAFAETGMFAGRYPGNIILAGTQTPWPKEWTAELTARGPHPAKVLAGVDLDGLAG; encoded by the coding sequence ATGGCAGATCCGGGCGCCATACGTTCCACGCGGTTCCTGCGGACCACGGGACAGCACGCCTCCATTGAGCCCGACGCCTTCACCCATGGCGGCTACGTCCTGAGCATCGGCGGGGACGAGCAGTCCCACGTTAATCTGGCGCACCCCGAGGAGATCTTCTACGAATACCTGCGACGGATCGGCCATCTGGTGGATCTCGCCGCTCCCGAAGGCCAGCCGATCACGGCCCTGCATCTTGGGGCCGGGGCGCTGACGCTGGCCCGCTATATACAGGCGACGAGACCCGGATCCGTCCAGTACGCGGTGGAGCTGGAACGGGAACTCCTCGACTTTGTCCTGCAGCAACTCCCGCTGCCTGGCGGAACCGACCTGCATACGGTCATCGGCGATGCCCGCGACGCCCTGGCGGACCTGGACCCGGAACTTCGGTTCGACGTCGTGATCCTGGACATCTTCTCGGGTCCGGAAGCCCCGGCCCACATCGCCTGCCAGGAGTTCTACCAGGAGGCCCGGGCACGCCTCGCACCGCAGGGGTTGCTGATCATTAACGTAGGCGACGAACCGGGCCTGACCCTGGTGCGAAGCCAGGCCGCCGCCATGCGCCGCGCCATGACGGACGTTGCAGCCTTCGCCGAAACCGGCATGTTCGCAGGCCGCTACCCCGGCAACATCATCCTCGCCGGAACGCAGACGCCCTGGCCCAAAGAGTGGACAGCCGAACTGACGGCACGCGGCCCCCACCCCGCGAAGGTTCTGGCCGGCGTGGACCTCGATGGGCTCGCCGGCTGA
- a CDS encoding NAD(P)H-dependent glycerol-3-phosphate dehydrogenase, which produces MADGRRQGSARSVAVLGAGSWGTTFAKILADAARAAGEQRSIRIWGRRSEVVEQINSSHRNVQYLKDTELPPGITASTDVRDVLAGADLVVLAVPAQSLRLQLREWKELIASDAMVVSLMKGLELGTDARMSEVISDELGIPAERIAVVSGPNLAMEIAREEPTASVVACTDAAAAGWIARSCTAPYFRPYTTADVVGVEIGGIVKNVIALAVGICEGKQMGDNTKASVITRGLAETSRLALALGGEARTMAGLAGLGDLVATCSSPLSRNHTAGRMLGQGLTLEQLAQQMTQTAEGIKSGPAVHELAGKLGVEMPITAAVVAVLAGKLSVDQLGPLLLARDLKPEGDY; this is translated from the coding sequence ATGGCTGACGGACGCCGCCAGGGTTCCGCCCGGTCTGTCGCCGTCCTGGGTGCCGGTTCCTGGGGTACCACTTTCGCCAAGATCCTCGCCGACGCAGCTCGGGCAGCGGGGGAACAGCGGAGCATCCGGATCTGGGGCCGGCGCAGCGAAGTGGTGGAACAGATCAACAGCTCCCACCGCAATGTCCAGTACCTGAAGGACACCGAACTGCCGCCCGGCATCACCGCTTCCACGGACGTCCGTGACGTGCTGGCGGGCGCGGACCTCGTGGTCCTCGCTGTTCCGGCCCAGTCACTGCGCCTCCAGCTCCGTGAATGGAAAGAGCTGATTGCGTCTGACGCCATGGTGGTGTCCCTGATGAAGGGCCTGGAGCTCGGCACGGACGCCCGCATGAGTGAGGTCATCAGCGACGAACTCGGGATTCCCGCGGAACGCATCGCAGTGGTTTCCGGCCCCAACCTGGCCATGGAGATCGCCCGGGAGGAACCCACGGCCTCCGTGGTGGCCTGTACCGACGCCGCGGCCGCAGGCTGGATCGCGAGGAGCTGCACCGCGCCGTACTTCCGTCCGTACACGACGGCGGACGTGGTCGGCGTTGAAATCGGCGGCATCGTCAAGAACGTCATCGCGCTTGCCGTGGGCATCTGTGAAGGTAAACAGATGGGGGATAACACCAAAGCCTCCGTGATCACCCGGGGCCTGGCCGAAACCTCCAGGCTCGCCCTTGCCCTCGGTGGCGAGGCCCGGACCATGGCAGGGCTGGCCGGTTTGGGGGACCTGGTGGCGACGTGTTCCTCGCCGCTGTCGCGGAACCACACGGCCGGCCGGATGCTGGGCCAGGGACTGACCCTCGAGCAGCTGGCCCAGCAGATGACCCAAACCGCCGAAGGCATCAAATCCGGCCCGGCCGTGCACGAACTTGCGGGGAAACTGGGCGTCGAAATGCCCATTACCGCCGCCGTCGTAGCCGTCCTGGCCGGCAAACTGTCCGTTGACCAACTGGGGCCGCTGCTGCTGGCCCGGGACCTGAAACCCGAAGGCGATTACTGA
- the thiL gene encoding thiamine-phosphate kinase yields the protein MGGTHGSATLLGPGDDAAIVSAPDGRAVISIDTQVQDQDFRLQWPNGYRTTGFDVGWKAAAQNLSDINAMGGVAMSLVVSLTLPPETPVSWVADLADGLTAGIRELGATDCSVAGGDLGRGREISVTVAVLGSLAGGTAVLRSGARAGDVVALAGTVGRAAAGLALLESENAVQSLAPAQRALLELQCRPRPPLSAGPLAMAVGATAMLDISDGLVRDGGRLAAASGVVLDLDPAALNPLAEALRPASDLLGADPMAWVLGGGEDHGLLATFPAGVQLPAGFTAIGSVQAPESSTPPGVTIAGHAAGTGGWDHFAD from the coding sequence ATGGGCGGAACGCACGGTTCGGCAACCCTGCTGGGCCCGGGAGACGATGCCGCCATCGTCTCCGCTCCGGATGGCAGGGCAGTAATCAGCATCGATACCCAGGTGCAGGACCAGGACTTCCGGCTGCAGTGGCCCAACGGATACCGGACCACGGGCTTCGACGTCGGGTGGAAGGCGGCAGCCCAGAACCTCAGCGATATCAACGCCATGGGCGGCGTGGCCATGTCGCTGGTGGTGAGCCTGACGTTGCCGCCCGAAACTCCCGTTAGCTGGGTGGCGGACCTGGCCGACGGCCTCACTGCCGGAATCAGGGAACTGGGGGCCACTGACTGCTCGGTGGCAGGTGGTGATTTGGGGCGCGGCAGGGAAATCTCCGTGACCGTCGCCGTGCTGGGCTCACTTGCTGGCGGCACGGCGGTCCTGCGATCAGGGGCCCGTGCCGGCGACGTCGTGGCCCTGGCCGGGACGGTGGGCCGGGCCGCAGCCGGACTTGCGCTGCTGGAATCGGAGAACGCGGTGCAGTCGCTGGCGCCGGCGCAGCGGGCGCTCCTGGAACTGCAGTGCAGGCCGCGGCCGCCCCTGTCCGCCGGGCCGCTGGCCATGGCCGTCGGCGCCACCGCCATGCTTGATATCTCTGACGGTTTGGTGCGCGACGGCGGCCGCCTCGCCGCCGCCAGCGGCGTCGTCCTTGACCTTGACCCCGCGGCACTGAATCCCCTCGCAGAAGCCCTGCGGCCGGCGTCGGACCTTCTCGGGGCTGACCCCATGGCCTGGGTGCTGGGCGGCGGAGAGGACCACGGGCTGCTGGCCACATTCCCGGCCGGCGTTCAGCTGCCTGCCGGATTCACTGCGATAGGCTCAGTACAAGCCCCGGAAAGCTCCACACCTCCGGGCGTCACAATTGCGGGCCACGCCGCTGGCACCGGGGGATGGGATCACTTTGCAGACTAA